The window CCGCGAAGGTGGCCGCCGTCGCCGCGTACATCCCGTACTGGGCGAAGGGCGCGGTCTGGCAGTACGAGAACCCGGACATCTGGAACAAGGAGTTCTACGTGAAGACCCAGAACCTGACGCTCCCCCAGGCGGAGTCGATCACCGAACTCGCCAACAAGCCGCTGTTCCCGCCGAGTTGGGACGAGTCCATCAAGTGGGAGCAGGAGACCGCGGATCTGCTGGCGGAGGGCGGCTTCGTGAAGAAGTTCGACGTCGCTTCCCTCTTCGACCGGCGGTTCGAGCAGATCGCGGCGAAGGCCGTGCCCGCGGAGTACCGGAAGTGAGCGCCGTGACCACGGGTGCGCCGACGGCGACGGGCACCTCGACGACCGCCGGGCGGGGCCCCACGACCGTCCCCGCCTCCGCCTCCGAGGCCGCCCCCCTCGCCACCGAGCGGACCGCGCAGGTCCGCAGGCGCCGGCGCCTCTCCCCCGGCAAACGGCTGCCCGCCTCCCGGCTCGTCGGGCCGGTTCTGTTCCTCGCGCTGTGGGCCCTGGCCTCCGCCGCCGGGCAGCTCGATACGGCAGCGGTCCCGGCGCCCTGGACGGTGCTGGAGACGGGCGTGCACCTGTGGACCGACGGAACGCTGACGACGGACATCCTGACCTCGTTGCAGCGGGCCGGAACCGGCTTCGTGATCGGGCTGACCGCCGGTGTCGCGCTCGCCCTGGCCGCCGGTCTCAGCCGGGTCGGCGAGGCCCTGATCGACGGGACCGTGCAGCTCAACCGGGCGATCCCGACGCTGGGTCTGATCCCCCTGTTCATCCTGTGGCTCGGCATCGGCGAGACCTTCAAGATCGCGATCATCGCCATCGTCGTCTACATCCCGATCTACCTCAACACCCATGCCGCCCTGGCCGGGATCGACAGCCGCTTCGTCGAACTCGCCGAGGTCCAGGGCCTGTCGCGGTTCCGGTTCGTCCGGCAGATCGTCATCCCCGGCGCGCTGCCCGGCTTCTTCGTGGGCCTGCGGCTCGGGGTGACCGGCTCCTGGCTGGGCCTGGTCGTGCTGGAGCAGATCAACGCCACCAACGGACTCGGCTACATGATGTTCCAGGCCCAGAACTACGGCCAGAGCGACGTGATCCTCGTCGGCCTGGTCGTCTACGGGATCTTCGGCCTGATCTCCGACAGCGCGGTCCGTCTCATCGAACGGAGGGTGCTGTCATGGCGACGCACGCTGAGCAGCTGACGACCACCGGGCGGCCGGCCACCCCTGAGCCGCCGGCCGACCACGAGGCGCCGACGGCCGCGCACACGGCCCCGGCCACGGCCACCACCACGGCCGCCCGGCCCGCCGTACGGCTGAGGGACCTCACCCGGTCCTTCGACGGGCGGAAGGTCCTCGACGGCATCGACCTCGACATCCCCGCCGGGCAGTTCGTGGCCCTGCTCGGTCACAGCGGCTCCGGCAAGAGCACGCTGCTGCGGGCGGTCGCGGGCCTCGACCACGAGGTGGTGGGCAGCGGGCAGCTCACCGCGCCCGCCCGGGTGTCCGTCGTCTTCCAGGACTCCCGGCTGCTGCCCTGGCGCCGGGTGCTCGACAACGTCCTGCTCGGCACGGAGGGCAAGGAGGCCGCCGACCGGGGCCGCGAGGCGCTCGCCGAGGTGGGCCTGAAGGGCCGCGAGCGGGCCTGGCCGAACGAGCTGTCCGGCGGCGAGGCCCAGCGCGCCGCACTGGCCCGCTCCCTGGTCCGTGACCCTGAACTCCTGCTGGCCGACGAACCGTTCGGCGCCCTGGACGCCCTCACCCGGATCCGGATGCACAGTCTGCTCAGGCAGCTGTGGGAGCGCCACAGGCCCTCCGTCCTGCTCGTCACCCACGACGTCGACGAGGCGATCGTGCTCGCCGACCGGGTCCTCGTGCTCGAAGAGGGCCGCATCGGCCTCGACCTGACCATCGACCGCCCGCACCCCCGCTCGTACCGGGACCCCCTGCTGGGCGACTACCGCGAACGGCTGCTGGCCGCGCTCGGCGTGAAAGAGGACCACCAGTGACCCGGGAGAACAGACACGTGCCCGCACGACAGCTCCACCTCAACGCGTTCCTGATGAACACCGGCCACCACGAGGCGTCGTGGCGGCTGCCGGAGTCCGACCCGTACGCGCACGTCGAACTGGACCACTATGTGCGGCTGGCCCGGAGCGCGGAGCGGGGCACGTTCGACTCGCTCTTCCTGGCCGACGGGCCGCAGCTGTGGGGCAGTGTGGGCCAGCGTCCGGCGGGCGCCCTGGAACCGCTCACCCTGCTGACCGCGCTGGCGACGGCCACCGAGCACATCGGTCTGATCGCCACCGCCTCCACCTCCTACAACTCCCCCTACAACCTGGCCCGCAAGTTCGCCTCGCTCGACATCCTCAGCGGGGGCCGGGCGGGCTGGAACATCGTCACCACCGCCGGCGCGGAGGCCGCCCGCAACTTCGGTCTGGACGCCGAGCCCGCACACGCCCAGCGGTACGCGCGGGCCAGCGAGTTCCTCGACGTGGCCCTGAAGCTCTGGGACAGCTGGGAGGACGACGCGATCGTCGCCGACAAGGAGTCCGGGGTCTGGGCCGACGACACGAAGATCCATCCGCCCCGGCACCGGGGGACGTACTTCAGCGTCGAGGGCGCGCTCAACGTGCCGCGCTCGCCGCAGGGTTACCCGCTGCTCGTGCAGGCGGGGTCGAGCGAGGACGGCAAGACGTTCGCGGCCCGGTACGCGGAGGCCGTGTTCACCGCGCAGCAGACGATCGAGGACGCGCAGGCCTTCTACGCCGACCTCAAGTCCCGTACGGCGGCGGCCGGCCGGGACCCCGAGCACATCAAGGTGCTGCCCGGGATCGTCCCGGTCCTCGGGTCGACGGAGGCCGAGGCGAGGGCGGCCGAGCGGGTCCTGGAGGACCACATCGTGTACACGCACGGCGTGGGCAATCTGGAGCGGCTGCTGCAACTGCCCGCCGGGTCACTGGATCTGGATGGCCCGCTGCCTGCCGATCTCCCTCCCGAGAGTTCGATCGAGGGCGCCAAGAGCCGCTACACGCTCGTCGTCGAGCTGGCCCGGCGCGACCGGCTCACCGTACGGGAGCTGATCGGGCGGCTGGGCGGCGGGCGCGGGCACCTCACCTTCGCCGGGACGCCCGAGCAGGTCGCCGACAAGATCGAGGCCTGGTTCACGCGGGGTGCCGCCGACGGCTTCAACATCATGCCCGCGGTCCTGCCGTCCGGCCTCGACGCCTTCGTCGACCAGGTCGTCCCGATCCTGCGCGCCCGAGGCCTGCTGCGCACCCGGTACGGCCCGCGCCGCACCCTGCGGGACCGCTACGGCCTGCCGCGCCCCGCCAACCAGCACGTCCACGCGTCCGCACCCGCCCTCGTCTGATCCCGCAGCCCGGTCCGTGAAAGGAAGCACGTCATGACCATCGAGATCCAGAAGGTCACCGCCCGTATCGGTGCCCGTGTCTCCGGCGTCGACATCTCCAGGCCCCTCGGCGAGGAGACGGTCGCCGCCCTCCGGGACGCCCTCAACGTGCACAAGGCGCTCGTCCTCGACGACGTGCACCTCGACGACGAGTCCCACCAGGCCTTCGTCCGCCACTTCGGCGACATCACCACCGCCCACCCGACGGTGGCCGCCGTCGAGGGCGCCGCGAGCGTCCTGCCCGTGGACAGTGAGCGGGGGCGCGCCAACCACTGGCACACCGATGTCACGTTCGTCCTCAACCCGCCGCAGGCCACCACCCTGCGCAGCATCACCGTCCCGCCGTACGGCGGCGAGACCCTGATCGCCAACTCGGCGGCGGCCTATCGGGACCTGCCCGAGCCGCTGCGGCGGCTGGCCGACGGTCTGTGGGCCGAGCACACCAACGACTACGACTACGCGGTGCCCGACGAGGAGATCGACGCGGAGAGGGCCGAGCAGCGCGCCCGGTTCACCTCGATCAAGTACCGCACGGCCCACCCGGTCGTGCGCGTCCACCCGCTGACCGGTGAACGCGGGCTGTTCATCGGCGGGTTCGCACAGCGGATCGTGGGCCTGTCGCCGGGCGAGTCCCGCAAGCTCCTCGACCTGCTGCAGTCGTACGTGACCCGGCCGGAGAACGTGCTGCGCCACCGCTGGTCGCAGAACCAGCTCGTCGTCTTCGACAACCGCATCACGCAGCACTACGCCATCGACAACTACGACGGTCTTCCGCGCCGGCTGCACCGGGTGACCGTCGCCGGTGACGTGCCGGTGGGCATCGACGGCACGGAGAGCCGCTCGATCGAGGGCGACGCCTCGCACTACACGCCGGTGGCCGCACGGCAGGAGGCGGTGGCCGTGGCCGCGTAGGTAGGGCCCGGATGCTCCACAGGCCGAGAACCCCCGCGAGGACGTGACACGCGGGGGTTCTCGCGTTCCCGGGGCGCCGGAACGCGCCACCGACGGGACGGGTTCCGGTCTGCCGGATTTCCGGACATGCGCCCTATGCTCCCGTATTCCGGCCGGATTCCCGATCCGGCCGACCGGACCCGGGAGGTCGCATGGAGACGAGCTACAAGCACTGTCCTCCTTGTGGGGGAGGCAAGCCCTTGCCGTTCCACAAGGCCGACAAGGAGGTGCGGCAGTACCTCACGTCCCTGGGGAAGAACCCGGCCGGCTGGTGGCGCTGCGCCAACCACGGGGAGAAGGGCCGCTGCCTGTTCGTCCAGCCGTACGGAAGGCAGAGGGAGGGCCTGACCCTCCCCGAGTCCTTCCGCTGACCCGGTCGCCGGTCGCCGGTGTCACCAGTCGCCGGTCACCGGTCGCCGGCCCCCCGGTCAGACCAGGTTGCTGAAGTCCGGGCCCTGGGTGCGGCTGCGCTTGATCTCGTAGAAGCCGGGGACCGAGGCGACGAGGAGGGTGCCGTCCCAGAGCCTGGCGGCCTCCTCGCCCTTGGGGGCGGGAGTGACGACCGGTCCGAAGAAGGCGATCTGCTCGCCGTCGGCACCGGGGACGGCGATGACGGGGGTGCCGACGTCCTGGCCGACCTTGTCGATGCCCTCCTGGTGGGAGGCCCGCAGCTGCGGCTCGTAAGGGGTGGAGTCCCAGTGGTCCATGAGGGAGTCGGGGAGGCCGACGTCCTTCAGGGCGGCGGCGACCGTCTCCTTCTCCGGGCCCTCGCCCTGGTTGTGGATACGGGTGCCGAGCGCGGTGTAGAGGTCACCGAGGACCTCGGCGCCGTGCTCCTCCTGGGCGGCTATGACGATCCGTACCGGACCCCACGCCTTCTTCTCCAGCAGCTCGCGGTACTCCTCGGGCAGCTCGTCGATCTTGGGCTCGTTCAGCACGGCGAGGCTCATCAGGTGCCAGCGGACCTCGATGTCCCGGACCTTCTCCACCTCCAGGACCCACCGCGAGGTCATCCAGGCCCAGGGGCACAGCGGATCGAACCAGAAGTCGACAGGGGTCTTGCCGGAGGTCTGCTCGGACATGGTTCTCCTCGGGAGGACATTCGGAAGGCAGTCGTCTCAGCTGGCAACACCGACAGCCGCGCGTCGCATTCCCACCTGCCCGCCGTCAGGTGCGCATGACAGGATCAGACCTGTCCGCATGCTGAACAGCGCTTGAAATCCACCCCGAGGGAGTGCCCCCGTGCCTGGTGAGAATCTGTCCCGCGACGAGGCCCAGGAGCGGGCCGCACTGCTGTCCGTCGACGGTTACGAGGTCTCTCTCGACCTGCGGTCCGCCGTCGGCGACGCGGGTGGCGCGGCCGGCGAGCCGCGCACCTTCCGCTCGGTGACGACGATCCGCTTCCGCTGCGCCGAGCCGGGCGCCGGCAGCTTCGCCGATCTGATCGCGCCGAGTGTGACGGCCGTCTCCCTCAACGGCAAGGACCTCGACCCGAGCGAGGTCTTCGACGGCTCCCGGATCGCCCTCGACGACCTGGCCGCCGAGAACGAGCTGGTGGTCGACGCCCGGTGCGCCTACTCCCGCACCGGCGAGGGCATGCACCGCTTCGTCGACCCCGAGGACGGCGAGGTCTACCTCTACACGCAGTACGAGCCGGCCGACTCCCGGCGGGTCTTCGCGAACTTCGAGCAGCCGGACCTCAAGGCCCCCTTCCGCTTCGAGGTGCGCGCGCCGCAGGGATGGGTCGTGTGGAGCAACGGAGCCGGTGAGCTGGCGGACGGGGTGTGGCGCTTCGCGGAGACGAAGCCGATCTCGACGTACATCACGGCCTTCGTCGCGGGCCCGTACCACTACGTGACGGACACCTACGAGCGGGTCTTCGAGGACGGTACGCGGCTGGAGATCCCCCTCGGCGCGATGTGCCGCAAGGGGCTCGCCCCCTACTTCGACTCCGACGACGTCTTCCTGATCACCAAGCAGGGCCTGGACTTCTTCCACGACCACTTCGACTACCCGTACCCGTTCGGGAAGTACGACCAGGCGTTCGTGCCCGAGTACAACCTCGGCGCGATGGAGAACCCGGGGCTCGTCACCTTCCGCGAGGAGTTCATCTTCCGCGGCAAGGTCACCCGGGCGTCGTACGAGCGGCGGGCCAACGTGATCCTGCACGAGATGGCGCACATGTGGTTCGGCGACCTGGTGACCATGGTGTGGTGGGACGACCTGTGGCTGAAGGAGTCCTTCGCCGACTTCATGGGGTCCTTCTCGATGGTCGAGGCGACCCGCTTCACCAACGGCTGGGTCACCTTCGCCAACAACCGCAAGTCCTGGGCGTACCGCGCCGACCAGCTGCCCTCCACCCACCCCGTCACGGCCGACATCCGTGACCTGGAGGACGCGAAGCTCAACTTCGACGGCATCACGTACGCCAAGGGCGCCTCCGTGCTCAAGCAGCTGGTGGCGTACGTGGGGCGCGACGCCTTCCTGGAGGGCGCCCGGCGCTACTTCAAGCGGAACGCCTACGGCAACACGAAGCTGGGCGACCTGCTGTCGGTGCTGGAGGAGACCAGCGGGCGGGACATGGTCTCCTGGTCGCGCGCGTGGCTGCAGACGGCCGGGGTCAACTCCCTCACCCCGCAGGTGCTGCTCGCCGCCGACGGCCGCGTCGACGAGCTGGCCGTGGTGCAGGAGGCCGCCGAGTCGCATCCCGAGCTGCGGCCGCACCGGGTCGCGATCGGCCTGTACCGGCGCGCAGGCGACGGGGGAGCGCTGGAGCGGTACGCGCGGGCCGAGGTGGACGTGGACGGGCCGCGTACGGTCGTGGGCGAGCTGGCCGGGGCCGAGGCGCCCGAGCTGGTGCTGGTCAACGACGACGACCTGACGTACTGCAAGATCCGCTTCGACGCGGGGTCGCTGGACACACTGCGGGCCGGGCTCGGGGACGTCTCCGACCCGCTGGCGCGGGCGCTGTGCTGGTCGGCGCTGTGGAACCTGACGCGGGACGCGCTGCTTCCGGCGCGGGACTTCGTCGACCTCGTCCTGCGGTTCGCGGGGCGGGAGTCCGACATCGGGGTGCTGCAGATGCTGCACGCCTGGGCCGGGTCGGCGCTCACGCACTACGCGGCGCCCGGGTGGCGGGCGGCCGGGGGCCGGCTGCTGGCGGAGGGCGCGCTGCGTGAGCTGCGGGCGGCGGAGGCGGGCAGCCAGCATCAGCTGACGTGGGCCCGGTTCTTCGCCTCGGTGGCCTCGGGCGAGGGCGATCTGGCGTTGCTGCGGGGGCTGTTGGCCGGGGCCGAGAAGATCGACGGGCTGGACGTCGACCAGGAGCTGCGGTGGGCGTTCCTGGAGCCGCTGGCGACGCACGGGGCCGCCGACGAGGCGTCGCTGGCCGCGGAGCTGGCGCGGGACGACACGGCGTCCGGGAAGCGGCACCAGGTGCGGTGCCTGGCGGCGCGGCCGTCCGCGGCGGTCAAGGCGCAGGCGTGGGCCTCGGTGGTGGAGTCGGACGCGATGTCCAACGCGCTGGTGGAGGCGACGATCGCGGGGTTCGCGCGGCCGTCCCAGCGGGAGCTGGTGGCGCCGTACGCCGAGAAGTACTTCGCGGTGATCGAGCGGCTGTGGGCCGAGCGGTCCATCCAGATCGGGATGGACGTGGTGCGGGGGCTGTTCCCCTCGCTGCAGGACTCCCAGGGGACGCTGGACGCGACGGACGCCTGGCTCGCCGCGCACGAGAAGGCGGCGCCGGCGCTGCGGAGGCTGGTACTGGAGGCGCGGGACGATCTGGCGCGGGCGCTGCGGGCGCAGGCGTGTGATGCGGCGGCGGGGACCGAGGGGTAACTGCCGTCGGGGCGGGGTGTGTTGCGCACCCGGCGGCTGCCGCAGGGCGGGGGCCGGGTGCGCGTGAGGGGCGTTCACGGGCGCGGATCCGGCCCGGTTGAGGGTTACCGAATTCGGGTAATCGGACCCGTAACCTTTTCCGATCGCGTCCGGACCAGCGGATATCGGCAGTCGAACGCACGTACTTTAGCATGGTCTTGTCCGGATTTGTCGACAAGCGTGTAACAGCGGTTAATCCGCGGCTCCGGAGCGGGAACCTCCGGGTCATGACCCACAACACCCCGCTCTCCCCCCGCCCCCTCCGTCGCCTCCCGGACGTCACGCGCCGGGTGCTGACGGGCGCGCAGCTGCGCGCGCAGGGTGTCACCGCCGCCGAGACGAACGAGCAGTGCCGTCCCGGTGGACCCTGGCAGCAGATCCTGCCGGGTGTGTTCCTGCTGCACCCGGGCCCGCCCACCTCCGAGGAGCGCCTGCACGCGGTGCTGTCCTACGCGGCCCGCTCCCCCTTCCGCGAGACCGCCGCCGGGGTACCCGCGCAGCCGAACGCCGACGAGCCCCGCCCGGCACCCCGCTACCCGGAGGCGGTGATCACGGGCCTGGCCGCCCTGACCCTGCACGGGTTCACCTCCGCACCGCCGCTGCCCTCCCTCGACACGATCGACGTCCTGGTGCCGCGTATGCGCCGGCTGCGGACCGTCGGCTGCGCCCGGATCGTCCGCACCCCGGCCGTGCCGACCCCGTCGTACGTCACCGGCCTGCCCGTCGCGCCCGTACCGCGCGCCCTCGCCGACGCGGTCGCCGAACTCGACGACGCGGGCGTGGTGCGCCGGCTGCTGACGGAGGCGGTGCGCGGCGGGCACACCGAACCGATCGCCGTGGTGCGGGAGTTGACCGAGGCGCGGCTGCTGAACCGTCCGCACGTCGCCGACGCGGTGGACTCGCTGGTCGCCGAGGGCCGGGCGATCGCGGAGGACCACCTGTACCGGATGGTGCGCGAACACGCCCTGCCCGACCCCGTGTGGAACGTCGACCTCCGTCTGCCCGGCGGCCCGCACCTCGGCGGGCTCGACGCGTACTGGCCGGAGCAGGCCGTCGCGGTCGAGCTGGACACCCGCGCCCCGCGTCAGGAGGACGACGCGCTGTGGTCCGAGTACGCCCGCAAGCGCGAGATGTTGGAGCGGCTCGGCATCACCGTCGTCCACCTCACCCCCAGGAAGCTGCGTGACTCCCTGGAGCAGCAGGCGGCCGTCGTCCGCACCGCGCTGATGGCGGCGGGCGACCGTGATCCGGCCGCTTACGTCGTGGTGCTCCCCCGGTAGACCGGGTAACCCGGGGACATCAGGAGGGGAGAGGAAGGGCCGCCGCCCGCTCGGCGGCCCTTCCTCGTGCCGGGGCGACTACTCGGCGCAGAACTCCGCCTCCACGATCGCCTCGGTGTCGCCCGTCCAGTCGCTGTTGAAGTTGAAGGCGAGGGAATGGCGGCCGTCGGAGGTGGTGACGGCTTCGGAGGTGGAGCCGTGGATGCCGCCGCCGTGGCCCCAGACGGTGATGCCGCAGCTGAGCCTGCGTTCCATGAGGCCCAGGCCGTAGCCGGCGCCGGGCATCTCGTCGACCTTGATCGTGGTCTTCATCTCGGCAAGCTGCTTAGGCGGCAGGAGCCTGCCCTTGAGCAGCGCGGTGTAGAAGCGGTTGAGGTCGCCGGAGTCGGAGATCATCTCGCCCGCCGCATAGGCCAGGGAGGGGTTCAGCTCCGTGACGTCGTACGTCGGGCCCGTCCGTGTCTCGGCCAGCTTGCCGTACGCGCGGCTGCTCGGCCCGGGGACCTTCGGATACGTGCCGGGGACAAGGGTGGAGCGCAGGCCGAGGGGCTCGATGACGCGGGCGCGGACCTCGTCGCCGTACGGGTTGCCCGTGACCTTGCCGATCACCATGCCGGCCAGGACGTAGTTGGTGTTCGAGTAGCTCCAGTCGGTGCCGGGGGCGAAGTCCGGCTTGTGCTTCATGGCGACCGCCACCAGTTGTTCCGGGGGAGCCGTGTCGTAGCGGTGCCGGAGGAAGCCGTCCTTCAGGAAGTACGTGCGGCCGAACTCCTCGTCGGACGTGTAGTCGGAGATTCCGCTGGTGTGGTTGAGAAGTTGACGGAGGGTCACCGCGCGGCCGTCGTGGCCGTTGCCGCGCACCAGGCCCGGCAGCCACTTGTCGACCTTGTCGTCCAGCGACAGCCTGCCCTCGGCCTCCAGCTGGAGCATGACCGTCGACACGAAGGTCTTCGTGATACTGCCGACGCGGTAGCGGTCATGGGCGGAGCGCGGCCTGTCCGTCCTGATGTCGCCGACGCCGGAGGTGGCCTTCCAGACGCCGCGCCCGTCCTTGGCCTGGAGGGCCACGCCGGGAACGCCGTCCTTCACCGCCGCGTCCATGGCCTCCCTGGTCGCGGTGTGGTCGGTTCTCGCCGGCGCCGCCACGGCGGACGCGGCCGACGCCACCGCCGCAGCCACCGCGGTCGCCGCCACCAGAACCGTACGTGCCCTACGTGCCGTGCGAGCCCGCATGTGGTCTCCCTTCGCACCGGCATCCTCGGCGGTTCCGAGAAGGTCCGGTCGCGAGGGGGGACACGGGGACGGGCGGGGAGGTTGAGCAGATGTGCGCCGGTTGAGCTGTTTTCAGCCCTTCCGCAGCACCAGCTCCGTGTTGCGGTCGCCGGGGGTGCCGGTGAGGGTGTCGCGGCGGCCGGGGGCGTTGTAGGACAGCTCGCGGTAGAGGGCGGCGAGGCCGGTCTGCGAGAGGTCCGTGAAATCGGTGGCGTGCGGGGCGGCCGACTCGATCAGGGTGGTGAAGAGGGAGATCGTGCCGTCCTTGTTGTCCACCAGCTCGATGACGCGGGCGAGTTGGGGGAAGTCGATGTGGGAGGCCGTGGAGATCTCCCAGAAGGACCCGTTCACGGACTTGTGCGGCGTGATGCGGTTGCGGTGGCTGTGACCGTTCACCCAGGCCAGGACGTTACGGTGACGGCCGAGCAGGGACAACACCTCGTCACCGCCGTGGCGGGCCTCCTTGGGGCGGGCCGGGTCCTTGCGGAGGTTGCGCATCGACGCGCTGGTGTGGTGGCTGAACACGACGGCGTACGAACCGTTCTTGGCGGCCTCCTTCAGCGTGCGGTCCAGCCACGTGAGCTGGGCCGTGCCGAGGGAGCCCTCGTAGTGGCCGCCGGGGTCGGTGGAGTCCAGGCTGATGCCGATGACGTCGTCGCCGATGCGGAAGGCGTAGTACTGGGTGCGGGCGTCGAGGTTGGCCTGCGAGTAGCCGTGGCCGACCGGGCCGGGGCCCGTGTGGGCCGGGTCCAGGTGGGCCTTCAGATAGTCCTGCGGGGTGAAGGGAGCGCGGCCCTCGTCCGGGGTGACCGAACGCATCTTCTTCGCCTGGGCCTTCATGATGGCCTTCCACTCGGCGCCCTTGGGGTCGCCGCCGCTCTTGACGTTGTCCCAGATGGCCTTGCCGACCTTCTCGTCCAGCGTCATCAGCTTCTTGCCGCCGACCGCGAAGTCGGCGAAGAAGGAGTCGCCGGGGGCGTAGCAACCGCCGGGGAGGGAGTCGTGGTTGCCGACCGTGGAGTACCAGGGGACGTTCAGGCCGGGGCTGTTGACCTCGCGGATCGCTGCGGCGAGGAAGCCGTTCAGACGCGGGAAGCCGAGCTGCTTGTCGGCGTCGCGCAGGGCCGCGTCCGGCTGCCAGTAGAGCTTGAGACCGCTGTCCTGGACGCCCTCGTAGCGGCGCGGGTCACCGGAGTTGGGGGTGACACGGCCGCCGCTCATCACCTTCAGGAACCAGTCCAGCTCCGTCTGGGAGTTGTTGTCGGTGTTGTCGCCGGTCGTCATGACGAAGTGCAGGGGGGAGCCGGTGACCGGGGCTCCGCGCAGCGCGTTCACCCGCTCGACGAGCGAGACCGCGCCGGCCACGGACAGCGCCTCCTGCGGGCGCCAGGCGCTGGCGGTCTGGGCGCGCAGGTACTCGTAGCGCAGCGGGTGCTGGACGTCCACCACGTGCAGGTCGGTGAACTGCACGAAGGACGCCAGCGCCGTACGGCGCTTCTCGCGGCCGGACCTGGGGGTGGCCAGGTCGCCGCGGACGACCCGCGCCCAGGCGGGGCCGGAGCCGAGACGACGGTAGCCGGAGGAGTTCCGCGGCGCGGCGACCGAGGCGAGGGTCGTCCCCCGCGTGTACGGCGCGAGGGGTGCGGCCGGAGCCTGTCTGTTGGAGAGGTTCGCCAGGGGGATCTCGGTGGCCTCGGCGGCGGTGGAGGCGGCGTGGGCGGCGGTCTCCGGCCGCAGGGCGAAACCGGCCCCCGCGGCGAGGCCGACCGCGCCGGTGGCGGCGAGGAAGGCCCGGCGGTCAGGGTTGGTGGCGGCGGCAGCGACTGAGCGTATGCGCGACATGGCGCGGTCTCCCCGAGTGCGAACGCGTCGGAAGTGGTCGCGGGGCCGCTCCGCGGTGGGGCCGCAGTGGGGTTCCCGCTCTTCCTCGAATGCTTGGCAGCGGGGGTGGCCTGGACGTTAACGACGTCGCAACGGACAGCGCCGATCACCGTACGTGGATCTACGGCGACGGTGCGCGTCACCGGGGGTTCCCGAATGTGAGCGGGAGTGAGGGAAAGCGGTCACTCCTTGTTCATCTGCGGGGGTAGGGCACCTGTTTCGCCGTGGGCCCGGAGACGTCACCGGCGCGGCAGCCGACCGTGCCCGGGGCGCTCCCTCCACAGGCGCAGGCCCACGTCCACCAGGTCCACCCGGTCCAGGTCCGGAATCTCGGTCAGGGGGTGCCAGGCGGCCATGTCCGTGGAGCCGTTCGTCTCGTGGCGGAGGTCGCCGCCGGTGACGCGGGCCTCGTAGACGATGCCGAGGGCCTGGAAGTCGACGCGGGTGCCCAGGCGGCGGGGGTCCTCGCGCCTGATGGTGTCGATGCCGAGGAGGGCGGTGGGTTCGACCGCGTGGCCGGTCTCCTCGGCCACCTCGCGGACGACCGTGTCGTAGGGGTCCTCACCGTGCTCCATACCGCCGCCCGGCAGGGTCCACCTCCGCACGCCCTCCCGGGAGACCCAGCGGGCCAGCAGCAACTGCCCGTCGCGGACACACACGGCGTAGGCCGCCACCCTCAACTGCTCACGCATGCACGCACGTTACCCACAATGTCCGCTCATGCGCGGCCATTGCACCCATGACGGGTTGAGGGTTAACCCCATGAAATGGATCCGTTGCGGTCAGCTCTCCCCAAACATCTATCACTTTGGTAAGACTGGGCGCTCAGCCGGGACCACATAACGGACCGGACCGATCCGAACCTGCCGCTCGGATCACCCATGCCCGTGCTCACTGAGTTCCTTACCTACAAGGGATGTCGATGACCCTCACCCCCCAGCCCGGCCCCCGGTCGGGTTCAAGACGCGTGGCCCGCACAGCCGTGGCCGCGGGTCTGGTCGCCGCGCTCTCCGCGGCCGGGCCGATACCCATGGCCTTCTCGGCGGACAACCCGTCCACCACCGTCCCGTCCGACGGCGGTGTCAAGTCCGCGCACGACAAGCTCGGCTCGAACGACGCCGATCTCCTCGCCGAGGCCAAGGCCGACGGCGACAAGAACGTCACGATGATG is drawn from Streptomyces bottropensis ATCC 25435 and contains these coding sequences:
- a CDS encoding TIGR03767 family metallophosphoesterase produces the protein MSRIRSVAAAATNPDRRAFLAATGAVGLAAGAGFALRPETAAHAASTAAEATEIPLANLSNRQAPAAPLAPYTRGTTLASVAAPRNSSGYRRLGSGPAWARVVRGDLATPRSGREKRRTALASFVQFTDLHVVDVQHPLRYEYLRAQTASAWRPQEALSVAGAVSLVERVNALRGAPVTGSPLHFVMTTGDNTDNNSQTELDWFLKVMSGGRVTPNSGDPRRYEGVQDSGLKLYWQPDAALRDADKQLGFPRLNGFLAAAIREVNSPGLNVPWYSTVGNHDSLPGGCYAPGDSFFADFAVGGKKLMTLDEKVGKAIWDNVKSGGDPKGAEWKAIMKAQAKKMRSVTPDEGRAPFTPQDYLKAHLDPAHTGPGPVGHGYSQANLDARTQYYAFRIGDDVIGISLDSTDPGGHYEGSLGTAQLTWLDRTLKEAAKNGSYAVVFSHHTSASMRNLRKDPARPKEARHGGDEVLSLLGRHRNVLAWVNGHSHRNRITPHKSVNGSFWEISTASHIDFPQLARVIELVDNKDGTISLFTTLIESAAPHATDFTDLSQTGLAALYRELSYNAPGRRDTLTGTPGDRNTELVLRKG
- the pepN gene encoding aminopeptidase N, with amino-acid sequence MPGENLSRDEAQERAALLSVDGYEVSLDLRSAVGDAGGAAGEPRTFRSVTTIRFRCAEPGAGSFADLIAPSVTAVSLNGKDLDPSEVFDGSRIALDDLAAENELVVDARCAYSRTGEGMHRFVDPEDGEVYLYTQYEPADSRRVFANFEQPDLKAPFRFEVRAPQGWVVWSNGAGELADGVWRFAETKPISTYITAFVAGPYHYVTDTYERVFEDGTRLEIPLGAMCRKGLAPYFDSDDVFLITKQGLDFFHDHFDYPYPFGKYDQAFVPEYNLGAMENPGLVTFREEFIFRGKVTRASYERRANVILHEMAHMWFGDLVTMVWWDDLWLKESFADFMGSFSMVEATRFTNGWVTFANNRKSWAYRADQLPSTHPVTADIRDLEDAKLNFDGITYAKGASVLKQLVAYVGRDAFLEGARRYFKRNAYGNTKLGDLLSVLEETSGRDMVSWSRAWLQTAGVNSLTPQVLLAADGRVDELAVVQEAAESHPELRPHRVAIGLYRRAGDGGALERYARAEVDVDGPRTVVGELAGAEAPELVLVNDDDLTYCKIRFDAGSLDTLRAGLGDVSDPLARALCWSALWNLTRDALLPARDFVDLVLRFAGRESDIGVLQMLHAWAGSALTHYAAPGWRAAGGRLLAEGALRELRAAEAGSQHQLTWARFFASVASGEGDLALLRGLLAGAEKIDGLDVDQELRWAFLEPLATHGAADEASLAAELARDDTASGKRHQVRCLAARPSAAVKAQAWASVVESDAMSNALVEATIAGFARPSQRELVAPYAEKYFAVIERLWAERSIQIGMDVVRGLFPSLQDSQGTLDATDAWLAAHEKAAPALRRLVLEARDDLARALRAQACDAAAGTEG
- a CDS encoding NUDIX hydrolase, which codes for MREQLRVAAYAVCVRDGQLLLARWVSREGVRRWTLPGGGMEHGEDPYDTVVREVAEETGHAVEPTALLGIDTIRREDPRRLGTRVDFQALGIVYEARVTGGDLRHETNGSTDMAAWHPLTEIPDLDRVDLVDVGLRLWRERPGHGRLPRR
- a CDS encoding serine hydrolase domain-containing protein; amino-acid sequence: MRARTARRARTVLVAATAVAAAVASAASAVAAPARTDHTATREAMDAAVKDGVPGVALQAKDGRGVWKATSGVGDIRTDRPRSAHDRYRVGSITKTFVSTVMLQLEAEGRLSLDDKVDKWLPGLVRGNGHDGRAVTLRQLLNHTSGISDYTSDEEFGRTYFLKDGFLRHRYDTAPPEQLVAVAMKHKPDFAPGTDWSYSNTNYVLAGMVIGKVTGNPYGDEVRARVIEPLGLRSTLVPGTYPKVPGPSSRAYGKLAETRTGPTYDVTELNPSLAYAAGEMISDSGDLNRFYTALLKGRLLPPKQLAEMKTTIKVDEMPGAGYGLGLMERRLSCGITVWGHGGGIHGSTSEAVTTSDGRHSLAFNFNSDWTGDTEAIVEAEFCAE